One part of the Arachidicoccus terrestris genome encodes these proteins:
- a CDS encoding SusC/RagA family TonB-linked outer membrane protein, producing the protein MMHSKKLPFLLGLFLSVIFSGWTMAQGSRTVSGVVLNQDQTPLAGVSVRAIQSGSGTVTDIKGAFSLQVQPTESSLSFSFIGYLTQQVAIAGGNQLKITLIKDSSSTLSDVVVIGYGSVSKKDVTGAISTISEKDFQKGSITSFDQMIAGKAPGISITSNGGHPGSGSKIRIRGLSSLNAGQDPLQVVDGAPFDGYVNPNDIESVTILKDAASAAIYGSRASGGVILITTKKGRAGQTRVNFNTQFSVSKIKGYVDVLTGDQFRGYINSQSYFDFDTSYRSRLGTASTNWQKEIYQTALTTNNNLSVSGGIGKLPYRLSVGYLNQDGILKTDNMQRTTGSLSLTPSLFDNHLKIALNLNGSLTKNRNANQGAIGAAIAFDPTQSVFDENNALFGNYFEWMREDGTPNPLAPINPVSMLMQRRDVSNFNRGFGNIKLDYSLHFLPDLQISANLGFDVGKTTGTTREDSTSRNTYNLQGDIAYKGLNNQYSSDFNNYFAEYMLNYKKDISSIKSNINALLVYGYYDNKSTEDKYASFDYLNREIPNTEPLYPYTMKQTTLISYIGRLIYTYDEKYTLTASIRRDGSSKFAPDVRWGWFPSVALGWNLKKEAMFRDWDALSSLKFRASYGITGNQSGIDDYKYIPTYYLSDNVSQYQFGDSFYEMYTPSPYDESLKWERTASANIGIDFGLLNDRINGSLDLYNKHTKDLLATVNIPAGTNFTNQLLTNIGEMNSKGIELNLGFVPVKTADLNWSVNLNASYNNSKITNLLAHADSSFKGQTTGSIEGATGQTIQIQNLNQDPNTFLVYRQVYDANGKPIEGAYADLNGDGAINPYDDQYYYKSPWPKWVLGFSTHLDYKNWSFSTTLRANIGNYMYNNVASNHGIAYNMAVNQYLSNAVSDVLYTNFVEKQQQSDYYVQNASFLKMDNIGIAYKVGSVFNWKNSNLTLSANAQNVFCVTKYDGLDPEFYGGIDTNIYPNPRVYTIGLNLNF; encoded by the coding sequence ATGATGCATTCTAAAAAACTTCCTTTCTTACTGGGGCTCTTTTTGTCAGTCATCTTTAGCGGATGGACAATGGCACAGGGGAGCAGGACAGTTTCCGGGGTCGTTTTAAACCAGGATCAGACACCTCTGGCCGGTGTTTCCGTCCGGGCAATTCAAAGCGGATCCGGAACTGTTACGGACATCAAAGGCGCTTTTTCGCTTCAGGTCCAGCCTACAGAATCCAGTCTTTCTTTTTCTTTTATCGGCTACCTTACCCAGCAGGTTGCCATTGCTGGCGGCAATCAGTTAAAGATAACGCTGATAAAGGATAGTAGTTCTACACTCAGCGATGTCGTCGTAATTGGATATGGGTCTGTAAGCAAAAAAGATGTGACCGGTGCTATTTCAACCATCTCCGAAAAAGACTTTCAGAAAGGATCCATTACCAGTTTTGACCAGATGATCGCCGGGAAAGCACCCGGTATTTCTATTACTTCCAACGGTGGTCATCCCGGCAGCGGATCCAAAATAAGAATCCGGGGCCTTTCTTCACTCAATGCCGGTCAGGATCCATTACAGGTCGTGGACGGGGCGCCGTTTGACGGGTATGTAAATCCTAATGATATTGAGTCTGTCACTATCCTGAAGGATGCCGCTTCTGCAGCAATATACGGCTCCAGGGCGTCCGGAGGGGTTATTCTGATTACAACCAAAAAAGGCCGGGCCGGGCAAACCAGGGTTAATTTTAATACACAGTTTTCGGTCAGTAAAATTAAAGGGTATGTAGATGTGCTCACCGGAGACCAGTTCAGGGGTTACATAAATAGTCAATCGTATTTTGATTTTGATACTTCCTATAGAAGCCGGCTGGGGACAGCCAGTACCAACTGGCAAAAAGAGATTTACCAGACAGCCTTAACCACGAATAATAATCTGAGTGTCTCCGGAGGGATTGGCAAACTACCTTACCGGTTGTCTGTCGGTTATCTGAATCAGGATGGTATCCTGAAAACAGATAACATGCAGCGGACAACTGGCTCATTGAGCCTGACGCCGTCACTTTTTGATAATCACCTGAAGATCGCCCTAAATTTGAACGGTAGTCTGACTAAGAACAGAAATGCCAATCAGGGCGCCATCGGAGCGGCGATCGCGTTTGACCCGACTCAATCTGTTTTTGACGAGAACAATGCTTTATTTGGGAACTATTTTGAATGGATGCGAGAAGATGGGACACCTAATCCGCTCGCGCCTATTAACCCTGTCAGCATGTTGATGCAACGTAGGGACGTCAGTAACTTTAACCGGGGTTTTGGTAATATCAAGCTGGACTATAGCCTGCATTTTCTTCCCGATCTGCAGATCAGTGCCAATCTCGGTTTTGATGTGGGCAAAACGACAGGCACTACCCGGGAAGACAGTACTTCCAGAAATACGTATAACCTACAGGGAGACATCGCCTACAAAGGGCTAAATAACCAGTATAGCAGCGATTTCAATAATTATTTTGCGGAGTATATGCTGAACTATAAAAAAGATATCAGTTCCATTAAAAGTAATATTAACGCCCTGCTGGTCTACGGTTATTACGATAATAAAAGCACGGAGGATAAATACGCATCTTTTGATTATCTAAACAGAGAGATCCCTAATACAGAACCGCTGTATCCATATACTATGAAGCAGACGACGCTGATCTCTTATATCGGCCGCTTAATCTATACATACGATGAAAAGTACACGCTAACGGCTTCCATTCGCAGAGACGGCTCGTCCAAGTTTGCACCAGATGTCCGCTGGGGCTGGTTTCCTTCAGTAGCCCTTGGCTGGAACCTGAAAAAAGAAGCCATGTTCCGTGACTGGGATGCGCTGTCTTCTCTGAAATTCAGGGCCAGTTATGGTATTACGGGTAATCAGTCCGGTATAGATGACTACAAGTATATCCCGACCTACTATCTGAGTGACAATGTATCTCAATACCAGTTTGGCGATAGCTTTTATGAGATGTATACCCCCTCGCCTTATGATGAATCTTTAAAGTGGGAAAGAACTGCCTCTGCAAATATTGGTATAGACTTCGGATTGCTCAATGACAGGATTAACGGTAGCCTGGATCTTTATAATAAGCATACAAAAGACTTACTGGCCACTGTGAATATTCCTGCAGGTACCAATTTTACCAATCAGCTCTTAACCAATATCGGAGAAATGAACAGTAAAGGTATCGAGCTTAACCTGGGTTTTGTGCCCGTTAAAACAGCAGACCTGAATTGGTCCGTCAATTTGAACGCCTCCTATAACAACAGTAAGATCACAAATCTGCTGGCACATGCAGACTCTTCTTTTAAAGGACAGACCACCGGCAGTATTGAAGGTGCCACAGGACAGACCATACAGATTCAGAACCTGAACCAGGATCCCAATACATTTTTAGTATACAGGCAGGTCTATGATGCGAATGGTAAACCCATTGAAGGTGCGTATGCGGACCTGAATGGAGATGGGGCGATCAATCCATACGATGACCAGTATTATTATAAATCTCCATGGCCCAAATGGGTATTGGGCTTCAGCACCCATCTGGATTATAAAAACTGGTCGTTCAGCACAACGCTTAGAGCAAATATTGGCAATTACATGTATAACAATGTGGCCTCTAACCATGGAATTGCCTATAATATGGCGGTCAACCAATATCTCTCTAATGCGGTAAGTGATGTGCTCTATACCAATTTTGTTGAAAAACAGCAACAATCAGATTACTACGTACAGAATGCCTCATTCCTGAAAATGGATAATATTGGAATAGCATATAAGGTGGGCAGTGTCTTTAACTGGAAAAACTCGAACCTGACACTCAGTGCGAACGCACAGAACGTATTCTGTGTCACGAAGTATGACGGCCTTGATCCCGAATTCTATGGCGGTATAGATACCAATATCTATCCCAATCCAAGAGTTTATACAATTGGGCTGAATCTTAACTTTTAG
- a CDS encoding RagB/SusD family nutrient uptake outer membrane protein, whose translation MKYYFQKIHIVWAVVVMMTAFSCSKKLDRSPINTTSDKEVFSTIQGTKQALAKVYGAFALTGSSGSGSSDLGGIDAGTSDFLRLYWNAQELPTDEALCAWGDPGIPDLNEISWTSGNLLLNGLYNRCIYQITAANSFIRETATVPSSFSEQDQEDLKHFRAEARFIRAYQYWVLMDLFGNPPFTDENSAIGKVAPPQIKRADLFTYIESELKAIEPDLVAPRQNEYGRADQAADWALLARLYLNAEVYTGTDRYTDAITYSKKVIASGYSLDTHYNNLFLADNNLNNPETILSINYDGNKTQNYGGTTFLVNACIDGSTGDGPASYGVPTGGWGGIRARSPLPKLFGDDYTTSKDKRAALMLGTDYEITNQSTFAQGVKVIKFRNTNANGSLPANAGTYVSTDFPLFRVAEQYLIYAEAVLRGGTGGDKATAISYINKLRERAYGNNSGDVSNITLNFILDERARELYYEAFRRTDLIRFGKFTGSAYVWPWKGGVKDGTSVADKYNIFPIPASDIAANPDNLTQNPGYGS comes from the coding sequence ATGAAATATTATTTTCAAAAGATACATATAGTTTGGGCAGTGGTGGTGATGATGACCGCCTTCTCCTGCAGCAAAAAGCTAGACAGGTCGCCCATTAATACAACAAGTGATAAAGAAGTATTCAGCACCATTCAGGGTACGAAACAAGCGCTTGCAAAAGTGTATGGCGCCTTCGCCTTAACTGGAAGCAGTGGGTCCGGCAGTTCGGATCTGGGGGGTATTGATGCCGGGACATCAGATTTTCTGAGGCTGTATTGGAATGCACAGGAACTGCCTACTGATGAGGCGCTCTGTGCATGGGGAGACCCCGGCATTCCTGATCTCAATGAGATCAGCTGGACTTCCGGTAATCTTTTACTGAACGGGTTATATAACCGCTGTATCTACCAGATCACCGCTGCGAATTCTTTTATCAGGGAAACAGCTACTGTTCCTTCCTCTTTCAGTGAGCAGGATCAGGAAGACCTAAAACATTTTAGGGCAGAGGCTCGTTTTATCCGTGCCTATCAATACTGGGTATTGATGGATCTGTTCGGTAATCCGCCTTTTACGGACGAAAACAGTGCTATCGGCAAGGTCGCTCCTCCCCAAATTAAGCGGGCCGACCTGTTTACCTATATTGAGTCTGAACTAAAAGCCATTGAACCGGATCTTGTAGCACCGAGACAGAATGAATATGGCCGTGCGGATCAGGCTGCCGACTGGGCGCTGCTGGCAAGACTTTACCTGAATGCTGAGGTATATACCGGTACGGATCGTTATACGGACGCGATTACCTATTCCAAAAAGGTCATTGCATCCGGCTACAGCCTGGACACGCACTATAATAACCTGTTTCTGGCAGATAATAACCTCAATAATCCGGAAACGATTCTTTCGATTAATTATGATGGCAACAAAACGCAGAACTATGGCGGTACGACTTTTCTGGTCAATGCATGTATCGACGGCAGCACCGGCGACGGCCCGGCGTCCTATGGTGTTCCGACAGGCGGATGGGGAGGCATAAGAGCGCGCTCACCGCTGCCTAAACTTTTTGGCGATGACTATACCACTTCCAAGGATAAAAGAGCGGCATTGATGTTAGGTACTGATTATGAGATTACGAATCAATCTACTTTTGCTCAGGGCGTAAAAGTCATTAAATTCCGGAATACCAATGCAAACGGAAGCCTGCCTGCCAATGCCGGAACTTATGTTTCGACAGATTTTCCCCTTTTCAGGGTGGCTGAGCAATATCTGATTTATGCAGAAGCTGTGCTTCGTGGCGGCACCGGAGGTGACAAGGCAACCGCTATCAGTTATATCAATAAGCTGAGAGAACGGGCTTACGGAAATAATAGCGGGGATGTTTCCAATATCACATTGAACTTTATCCTGGATGAAAGAGCCAGGGAGCTGTATTATGAAGCCTTCAGAAGAACAGACCTGATTCGCTTTGGCAAGTTCACCGGAAGTGCCTACGTATGGCCCTGGAAGGGCGGCGTTAAAGACGGAACCAGTGTGGCGGACAAGTATAACATATTTCCAATACCCGCCTCTGATATTGCGGCGAACCCCGATAATCTCACGCAGAATCCGGGTTACGGCAGTTAA
- a CDS encoding SusE domain-containing protein, producing MKIRLNFLHILGALLMLSMVSCKKEGTLVVASPSSPVNLTASQQTIVLSEGNATENAVDLSWNKADFGYAAAINYTLQVSFRDSAFHKFSSVGVGAANTLSFTTADLNTLLLGAKYEAGTEGDVMLRVLAQVADSLYAFSDTLILKVTPYVAKRVITYSALYVPGAYQGWMPASEVIARLFSVADNGVYEGYVNLPDATNEFKFTAEPNWDGAQYASGGAGLLATSGDNLKVDGAGYYLMKADTKKLTWNATPEDWGIIGDAAKGWGDADDILFDFDAENQVLTKTVALKAGNLKFRANHKWDLNIGVNAKYGGDNIVITEAGTYKITLDLRVPSEPIVTMAIQ from the coding sequence ATGAAAATCCGACTTAATTTTTTACATATCCTGGGTGCGCTGCTGATGCTATCAATGGTATCCTGCAAAAAAGAGGGTACACTGGTGGTCGCCTCTCCCAGTTCTCCTGTTAACTTAACAGCCAGTCAACAGACAATTGTTCTTAGTGAAGGCAATGCGACAGAAAACGCAGTGGATCTGTCCTGGAATAAGGCTGATTTTGGTTATGCTGCGGCGATAAATTACACTTTACAGGTGAGCTTCAGGGATTCTGCATTTCACAAGTTCTCGTCTGTAGGGGTAGGAGCGGCTAACACGCTTTCCTTTACGACGGCTGATTTAAATACACTGCTGTTGGGCGCCAAGTATGAGGCGGGTACCGAGGGCGATGTAATGCTCAGGGTATTGGCGCAGGTAGCCGACAGCCTTTATGCGTTCTCTGACACTTTGATCCTTAAAGTTACGCCTTATGTCGCCAAACGGGTGATCACCTATTCCGCTCTGTATGTGCCGGGTGCTTATCAGGGCTGGATGCCTGCCAGTGAGGTTATTGCGCGGTTATTCTCAGTAGCAGATAATGGTGTTTATGAAGGTTATGTGAACCTGCCGGATGCCACTAATGAATTTAAGTTCACAGCAGAGCCAAACTGGGACGGCGCCCAGTATGCCAGCGGGGGCGCTGGGCTATTGGCCACAAGTGGTGATAATCTCAAAGTGGATGGAGCGGGCTATTATCTGATGAAAGCAGATACGAAGAAACTGACCTGGAATGCTACACCGGAGGATTGGGGCATTATCGGCGATGCGGCCAAGGGCTGGGGAGACGCTGACGATATCCTGTTTGATTTTGATGCCGAGAACCAGGTATTGACTAAAACAGTCGCCTTAAAAGCAGGCAATCTTAAATTCAGGGCCAATCACAAGTGGGACCTGAATATAGGGGTAAATGCCAAATACGGCGGCGACAATATTGTTATCACTGAGGCCGGTACCTATAAGATCACACTTGATCTGAGAGTACCATCTGAGCCCATCGTAACAATGGCTATTCAATAG
- a CDS encoding LacI family DNA-binding transcriptional regulator → MAKSFINIKELAQALSLSTSTVSRAFRDKNDINPQTKQYILDKAKELGYYPNIYASNLRGSKSRTLAVIMPELANNFFSLAVKGIEKVAQDKGYHTLVYVTDSNYDKEVSIVEDLFNGRVEGIIMSVSGEGTDHQYIGKLKESRIPLVFFDRVYDDIDVPKVVTDDFDSSFKATTYFLKKGLDRVAFLVIDKNVSIGNARLQGYLEAHRQCNIEVNKNLIIDCTNDFEESYNAIKKAIELYKPQALFASVERLATAAYRVCNNLKLQIPSDIKVISYSNLSIADLLHPSLSTITQPAEALGREAAKLIFGILCGVELPKKEQILSSDIIHRASTQF, encoded by the coding sequence ATGGCTAAGTCATTTATAAATATCAAGGAGCTGGCCCAGGCCCTGAGCCTTTCTACTTCGACTGTCTCCAGAGCGTTCCGGGACAAGAATGATATTAATCCGCAAACCAAACAATATATTTTGGATAAGGCCAAGGAACTGGGCTATTATCCAAATATTTATGCCAGCAACCTGAGAGGGTCGAAGAGCCGGACGCTGGCGGTCATTATGCCTGAACTGGCCAATAATTTTTTCTCTCTGGCTGTGAAAGGCATAGAAAAAGTTGCGCAGGATAAAGGCTATCATACCCTGGTATATGTTACAGACAGTAATTATGACAAAGAAGTCAGTATCGTTGAAGATTTATTTAATGGCAGGGTAGAAGGGATCATTATGTCTGTATCAGGAGAAGGCACCGATCATCAGTATATCGGTAAGTTAAAAGAGAGCCGGATTCCGCTGGTTTTCTTTGATCGGGTGTATGACGACATTGATGTCCCCAAAGTCGTTACCGATGACTTTGACAGTAGCTTTAAGGCCACAACGTATTTTCTGAAAAAAGGGCTGGATCGGGTGGCTTTTCTGGTCATTGACAAAAACGTATCCATTGGTAATGCCAGGTTGCAGGGATATCTTGAGGCCCACAGACAATGTAACATAGAAGTAAATAAGAACCTGATCATTGATTGCACCAATGATTTTGAAGAGTCCTATAATGCAATAAAAAAAGCCATTGAGCTATATAAACCCCAGGCCTTATTTGCCAGTGTGGAGCGTTTGGCCACCGCCGCTTACCGTGTCTGCAATAACCTTAAATTGCAGATCCCGTCAGATATAAAAGTGATCAGCTATTCTAATTTAAGTATAGCAGATCTTCTTCATCCTTCTCTTTCCACCATTACGCAGCCAGCCGAAGCATTAGGCAGGGAAGCCGCTAAACTGATCTTCGGTATTCTATGCGGTGTTGAACTTCCTAAAAAAGAACAAATTTTATCTTCTGATATCATTCACCGGGCATCGACCCAATTCTAA
- a CDS encoding glycoside hydrolase family 31 protein: MKTQQVHHPIPAPSALLAPGNIVQVEATGQGLKIRTSNSYIEISAYSPSVIRVRMDKRPLGRDFSYAVITGPETTGTKWQEFTDSLVFSTDSLDVVLQKHPFSIAFYTKDGRVINEDVAGMGTSWIGDQVTTYKQLQPEERFIGLGEKTGNLDRKGSGYVNWNNDSYGYAANEDPIYSSIPFYIGLHDHLCYGIFLDNTFKSDFNFGASNNRFSSFGADGGEMNYYFISGGHVADIITDYTTLTGRMPLPPLWSLGYQQNRYSYYPDTEVLRIAKTLREKKIPADGITLDIHYMEKYKLFTWDKKRFADPVKMNKELESMGFRTTVIVDPGIKVEKDYPAYEDGKAKDVFIKYPDGHPYTAQVWPGWCNFPDFTSERGRSWWEDKVKFLAGTGVDGIWNDMNEIASWGNKMPFNVLFDYDGAGATTIGAHNVYALEMARASYEGAKKSFKERPFILTRAGYAGLQRYTAIWTGDNRAEDDHMIAGIRLLNSLGLSGVAFTGMDIGGFTGNPSIALYARWIQIGAFTPYYRGHTAVNTKSAEPWTFGEEVTEIARNFIGLRYRLLPYIYSAFYNATQDGLPLMRSLAIDYSFDDKVYDTRYQNEYLFGPGILVLPFESKQAFGEAYFPNGIWYDLFTGEVQKGNEERILKLAYNKLPVYVKGGSIIPMQSLIQSTAQLPKDTLILNIYKGESDNRYTYYEDDGRSYGYQSGDYYKRDFIYDQANGRIILKKKEGNRSSNFKSIKLVMHGFGSQQHFSIEGHEVGFKKDFVALLTPISKFDPQGVANPLEGEGVLSHVIRNSDEQIIIELK; this comes from the coding sequence TTGAAAACACAGCAAGTACATCATCCTATACCTGCCCCTTCTGCCTTGCTGGCGCCCGGGAATATAGTTCAGGTAGAAGCCACTGGGCAGGGACTGAAGATAAGGACCTCCAATAGTTATATCGAAATCTCTGCTTACTCACCTTCAGTGATCCGTGTCAGAATGGATAAGAGGCCGCTGGGCAGGGACTTTTCTTATGCGGTAATTACCGGGCCGGAAACGACAGGCACTAAATGGCAGGAATTTACTGACAGCCTGGTGTTTTCAACAGACAGCCTGGACGTGGTCCTTCAGAAGCATCCGTTTTCTATTGCCTTTTATACAAAAGACGGGAGGGTCATTAATGAAGACGTCGCGGGAATGGGAACGTCCTGGATAGGAGATCAGGTGACCACCTATAAACAGTTGCAGCCTGAAGAGCGCTTTATCGGGCTTGGAGAAAAAACAGGTAATCTGGACAGAAAAGGCTCCGGATATGTGAACTGGAACAACGATTCATATGGTTATGCGGCCAATGAAGATCCGATCTATTCCAGTATTCCGTTTTATATCGGACTGCATGACCACCTTTGTTACGGTATTTTTCTGGATAACACTTTTAAATCAGATTTTAATTTTGGTGCCAGCAATAACCGTTTTTCATCTTTTGGTGCCGATGGTGGCGAGATGAACTATTATTTTATTTCCGGAGGCCATGTGGCAGACATCATTACTGATTATACAACACTGACAGGCCGAATGCCCCTGCCGCCCTTGTGGAGCCTGGGCTATCAGCAGAATCGCTATAGCTATTACCCGGATACAGAAGTGCTCAGGATCGCCAAAACGCTTAGAGAGAAGAAAATTCCCGCGGATGGTATTACGCTGGACATCCATTATATGGAGAAGTATAAACTTTTTACATGGGATAAGAAGCGTTTTGCTGATCCGGTAAAGATGAATAAAGAATTGGAGTCCATGGGCTTTAGGACCACGGTCATTGTGGATCCCGGCATTAAAGTAGAAAAGGATTATCCGGCCTATGAGGATGGTAAAGCCAAAGATGTATTTATCAAGTATCCTGATGGCCATCCTTATACGGCCCAGGTATGGCCAGGCTGGTGTAATTTTCCGGATTTTACCAGTGAAAGAGGGAGAAGCTGGTGGGAAGATAAAGTGAAGTTTCTGGCGGGTACCGGCGTAGACGGGATTTGGAATGATATGAACGAGATCGCCAGTTGGGGAAATAAAATGCCTTTTAATGTGCTGTTTGATTATGACGGCGCCGGCGCAACAACCATCGGCGCACATAATGTTTATGCGCTGGAAATGGCCAGAGCCAGCTATGAAGGCGCTAAAAAGAGTTTTAAAGAACGTCCGTTTATCCTGACCAGAGCGGGCTATGCCGGTCTCCAGAGATATACGGCCATCTGGACCGGTGATAACCGGGCAGAGGATGATCATATGATCGCAGGGATACGTTTATTGAACAGCCTCGGTTTGAGTGGTGTCGCTTTTACGGGTATGGATATAGGCGGATTTACCGGTAATCCAAGTATTGCGTTATATGCCAGATGGATCCAGATTGGCGCGTTTACTCCTTATTACAGGGGGCATACAGCAGTGAATACAAAATCTGCCGAGCCCTGGACCTTTGGTGAAGAGGTGACCGAGATCGCCAGAAACTTTATCGGCCTCCGATATCGTTTGTTGCCGTATATCTATTCTGCCTTCTATAATGCAACACAAGACGGGCTGCCTCTTATGCGCAGCCTGGCTATAGACTATAGTTTTGATGACAAGGTTTATGATACCCGGTATCAAAATGAATACCTGTTCGGGCCCGGTATATTGGTGTTGCCTTTTGAAAGTAAGCAGGCGTTTGGTGAGGCTTATTTTCCGAATGGTATCTGGTATGATCTTTTTACCGGTGAAGTGCAAAAAGGAAATGAGGAAAGAATCCTGAAACTGGCTTATAATAAATTGCCGGTATATGTAAAAGGCGGCAGTATTATCCCGATGCAATCGCTGATCCAATCTACGGCACAGCTACCCAAAGATACATTGATCCTTAATATTTATAAAGGAGAGTCGGACAACCGGTATACGTATTACGAAGATGACGGAAGATCCTATGGATATCAGTCGGGAGATTATTATAAAAGGGATTTCATTTATGACCAGGCAAATGGCAGGATCATTTTGAAAAAGAAAGAAGGAAATCGAAGCTCTAATTTTAAAAGCATTAAATTGGTGATGCATGGTTTTGGCAGTCAGCAGCATTTCTCCATCGAGGGACATGAAGTCGGTTTTAAGAAGGACTTCGTAGCTTTACTGACGCCGATCTCTAAGTTCGATCCCCAGGGAGTGGCCAATCCGCTGGAAGGGGAAGGTGTATTGAGCCATGTTATCAGAAATTCGGATGAACAGATCATTATAGAGCTAAAATAG